One Agrococcus jenensis genomic region harbors:
- the obgE gene encoding GTPase ObgE produces MATFVDQVTLHLRAGHGGHGCVSVKREKFKPLAGPDGGNGGDGGDIVLVADPQITTLLGYHRAPHRSSDNGMPGQGDHKSGTSGQDLELPVPVGTVVTDASGEQLADLNQPGMRLVVAAGGQGGLGNAALSSTKRRAPGFALLGTPGVEGDVTLELKTVADVALVGFPSAGKSSLVAAMSAARPKIADYPFTTLHPNLGVVESGQTRYTIADVPGLIEGASEGKGLGLEFLRHVERCSALLHVIDCATLEPSRDPISDLQVILRELEAYPVPDGQTPLLERQQLIALNKIDVPEARELADFVRPELEAMGYRVFEISTVAHTGLRELSFALADLVEADRAAKAVVPAPERIVLRPKAIDDHGYVVKVEGSHDGPVYRILGAKPERWVAQTDFRNDEAVGYLADRLAKLGTEDALLKAGAVAGATVVIGPGAGIVFDWEPTMASAAELVGNRGTDPRLDRNDRRTTEERRREYHERMDAKQAARDDLLGERDGGVWTDDEGFEVQRWDDKA; encoded by the coding sequence ATGGCGACATTCGTCGACCAGGTGACGCTGCACCTGCGCGCAGGGCACGGCGGTCACGGCTGCGTCTCCGTCAAGCGCGAGAAGTTCAAGCCCCTCGCAGGCCCCGACGGCGGCAACGGCGGCGACGGCGGCGACATCGTGCTCGTCGCCGACCCGCAGATCACGACGCTGCTCGGCTACCACCGCGCTCCGCACCGCTCGAGCGACAACGGCATGCCCGGCCAGGGCGACCACAAGTCGGGCACGTCCGGCCAGGACCTCGAGCTGCCCGTGCCGGTCGGCACCGTGGTGACGGATGCGTCGGGGGAGCAGCTCGCCGACCTCAACCAGCCCGGCATGCGGCTCGTCGTCGCCGCCGGCGGCCAGGGCGGGCTCGGCAACGCCGCGCTCTCGAGCACGAAGCGCCGCGCCCCGGGCTTCGCGCTGCTCGGCACCCCCGGCGTCGAGGGCGACGTCACGCTCGAGCTGAAGACCGTCGCCGACGTCGCGCTCGTGGGCTTCCCGAGCGCCGGCAAGTCGAGCCTCGTCGCCGCGATGAGCGCGGCCCGCCCGAAGATCGCCGACTACCCGTTCACGACCCTGCACCCCAACCTCGGCGTCGTGGAGTCGGGCCAGACCCGCTACACGATCGCCGACGTGCCCGGCCTCATCGAGGGCGCGAGCGAGGGCAAGGGCCTGGGCCTCGAGTTCCTCCGCCACGTCGAGCGCTGCTCCGCGCTGCTGCACGTCATCGACTGCGCCACGCTCGAGCCGAGCCGCGACCCGATCAGCGACCTGCAGGTCATCCTGCGCGAGCTCGAGGCGTACCCGGTGCCCGACGGCCAGACGCCGCTGCTCGAGCGCCAGCAGCTCATCGCGCTCAACAAGATCGACGTCCCCGAGGCGCGCGAGCTCGCCGACTTCGTGCGGCCCGAGCTCGAGGCGATGGGCTACCGCGTCTTCGAGATCTCGACGGTCGCTCACACGGGCCTCCGCGAGCTGTCGTTCGCGCTCGCCGACCTCGTCGAGGCCGACCGCGCGGCGAAGGCCGTCGTGCCGGCGCCCGAGCGCATCGTGCTGCGCCCGAAGGCGATCGACGACCACGGCTACGTCGTCAAGGTCGAGGGCAGCCACGACGGACCCGTCTACCGCATCCTCGGCGCGAAGCCGGAGCGGTGGGTCGCGCAGACCGACTTCCGCAACGACGAGGCCGTCGGCTACCTCGCCGACCGGCTCGCGAAGCTCGGCACCGAGGACGCGCTGCTCAAGGCCGGCGCGGTCGCGGGTGCGACCGTCGTGATCGGCCCGGGCGCCGGCATCGTCTTCGACTGGGAGCCGACCATGGCCTCCGCCGCCGAGCTCGTGGGCAACCGCGGCACGGACCCGCGGCTCGACCGCAACGACCGTCGCACGACGGAGGAGCGCCGCCGCGAGTACCACGAGCGCATGGACGCGAAGCAGGCGGCGCGCGACGACCTCCTGGGCGAGCGCGACGGCGGCGTCTGGACCGACGACGAGGGGTTCGAGGTCCAGCGCTGGGACGACAAGGCATGA
- the proB gene encoding glutamate 5-kinase has product MTTLDLRAGERIVVKVGSSSISGERRGQIEPLVDGLARLHREGQVILVSSGAISTGMPYLGLDARPADLPMQQAAAAVGQNVLMNRYQRSLTRHEVVAAQILLTASDMDMDSHRVNARNALERLLELRMLPIVNENDTVATHEIRFGDNDRLAALVARLVGADRLILLSDIASLRTAPPDEPGSEPIEHVPYGDPLDGVRLGASGSHIGSGGAMTKVDAARLAADAGVRVTVTATPLLERLIGGERLGTEFEPNPDARR; this is encoded by the coding sequence ATGACGACCCTCGACCTCCGGGCCGGCGAGCGGATCGTCGTCAAGGTCGGCTCGTCGTCGATCTCGGGGGAGCGGCGCGGCCAGATCGAGCCGCTCGTCGACGGGCTCGCCCGGCTGCACCGCGAGGGCCAGGTGATCCTCGTCTCGTCGGGCGCGATCTCGACGGGCATGCCCTACCTCGGCCTCGACGCGCGTCCCGCCGACCTGCCGATGCAGCAGGCGGCCGCTGCGGTGGGCCAGAACGTGCTCATGAACCGCTACCAGCGCAGCCTCACCCGCCACGAGGTGGTCGCGGCACAGATCCTGCTCACCGCGTCCGACATGGACATGGACTCGCACCGCGTCAACGCGCGGAACGCGCTCGAGCGGCTCCTCGAGCTGCGGATGCTGCCGATCGTCAACGAGAACGACACGGTCGCGACGCACGAGATCCGCTTCGGCGACAACGACCGGCTCGCGGCGCTCGTCGCGCGGCTCGTCGGCGCCGACCGGCTCATCCTGCTCTCGGACATCGCCTCGCTGCGCACCGCGCCGCCCGACGAGCCCGGCTCGGAGCCCATCGAGCACGTTCCCTACGGCGACCCGCTCGACGGCGTGCGCCTGGGCGCGAGCGGCTCGCACATCGGCTCCGGCGGCGCCATGACGAAGGTCGACGCCGCGCGGCTCGCCGCCGACGCGGGCGTGCGCGTGACGGTCACCGCGACGCCGCTGCTCGAGCGCCTCATCGGCGGCGAGCGGCTCGGCACCGAGTTCGAGCCGAACCCCGACGCCCGGCGCTGA
- a CDS encoding glutamate-5-semialdehyde dehydrogenase, with protein sequence MPDELDALLTESKRASRSLGVAPAEQRHAAIEAIADAIEDAADAILAANADDLERGRASGLDAGLLDRLLLDASRIAGLAAAARALAVLPDPIGEVLRERTLPNGLELTEVRVPFGVIGVIYEARPNVTVDLACIALGSGNAVVLRGGSAAELTNAVLVEAMQGAIARAGLPRASVQTIDRFGRDGAGRLMRARGLIDLLVPRGSAALIERVVTESTVPVIETGAGVVHAFVDRAAHLPMALDIVLNAKTQRTSVCNSLETVLVHRDVADTAVPAIALALQQAGVTIHADAELPGVADPEPLREGGWSTEHLSMDIAIGVVDDVDAAIEHVNRYGTHHTDTIVTDDADAAARFLAEVDSAVVMHNASTRFTDGGEFGFGAEVGISTQKSHARGPMGLPELTSSKWIVRGTGQVRA encoded by the coding sequence ATGCCTGACGAGCTCGACGCGCTGCTGACCGAGTCGAAGCGCGCCTCGCGCAGCCTCGGCGTCGCGCCGGCCGAGCAGCGGCACGCCGCCATCGAGGCGATCGCCGACGCGATCGAGGACGCCGCCGACGCGATCCTCGCCGCGAACGCCGACGACCTCGAGCGCGGCCGCGCGTCCGGGCTCGACGCCGGGCTGCTCGACCGGCTGCTGCTCGACGCCTCGCGCATCGCCGGCCTCGCCGCCGCCGCCCGGGCACTCGCCGTGCTGCCCGACCCGATCGGCGAGGTGCTGCGCGAGCGCACGCTGCCGAACGGCCTCGAGCTCACCGAGGTGCGCGTGCCGTTCGGCGTCATCGGCGTCATCTACGAGGCGCGCCCCAACGTCACGGTCGACCTCGCGTGCATCGCGCTCGGCTCGGGCAACGCGGTCGTGCTGCGCGGCGGCTCCGCGGCGGAGCTGACGAACGCCGTGCTCGTCGAGGCGATGCAGGGGGCGATCGCGCGCGCCGGCCTCCCTCGCGCGTCGGTGCAGACCATCGACCGATTCGGCCGCGACGGCGCCGGCCGCCTCATGCGCGCCCGCGGCCTCATCGACCTGCTCGTGCCGCGGGGGAGCGCCGCCCTCATCGAGCGCGTCGTCACCGAGTCGACCGTGCCCGTCATCGAGACCGGCGCGGGCGTCGTGCACGCCTTCGTCGATCGCGCAGCACACCTGCCGATGGCGCTCGACATCGTGCTCAACGCGAAGACGCAGCGCACGAGCGTCTGCAACTCGCTCGAGACGGTGCTCGTGCACCGCGACGTCGCCGACACCGCGGTGCCGGCGATCGCGCTCGCCCTGCAACAGGCGGGCGTCACGATCCACGCCGACGCGGAGCTCCCCGGTGTCGCCGACCCCGAACCGCTCCGCGAGGGCGGCTGGTCGACCGAGCACCTCTCGATGGACATCGCGATCGGCGTCGTCGACGACGTCGACGCCGCGATCGAGCACGTCAACCGCTACGGCACGCACCACACCGACACGATCGTGACGGACGATGCCGATGCGGCGGCGCGGTTCCTCGCGGAGGTGGACTCCGCGGTCGTCATGCACAACGCATCCACCCGCTTCACCGACGGCGGCGAGTTCGGCTTCGGCGCGGAGGTGGGCATCTCGACGCAGAAGTCGCACGCGCGCGGACCCATGGGCCTGCCGGAGCTGACGAGCAGCAAGTGGATCGTGCGCGGGACGGGGCAGGTGCGGGCCTGA
- the nadD gene encoding nicotinate-nucleotide adenylyltransferase — MDAAPKRRRRLGIMGGTFDPIHHGHLVAASEVAQHFGLDEVVFVPTGEPYQKRHASPSEHRYLMTVVATASNPRFRVSRIDIDRAGPTYTIDTLRDVRATHPEAELFFITGADAFASIVEWKDQDELWELAHFVAVTRPGHHLSISGFPPGRVSLLEIPALAISSTDCRARVRAGYPVWYLVPDGVVQYISKHDLYRRLTA; from the coding sequence ATCGACGCCGCACCGAAGCGTCGCCGCCGCCTTGGCATCATGGGCGGCACGTTCGACCCGATCCACCACGGCCACCTGGTCGCGGCGAGCGAGGTCGCGCAGCACTTCGGCCTCGACGAGGTCGTGTTCGTGCCGACCGGCGAGCCGTACCAGAAGCGCCACGCGTCGCCGAGCGAGCACCGCTACCTCATGACGGTCGTGGCGACGGCCTCGAACCCGCGCTTCCGCGTCAGCCGCATCGACATCGATCGCGCCGGCCCGACCTACACGATCGACACGCTCCGCGACGTGCGGGCGACGCATCCCGAGGCCGAGCTGTTCTTCATCACCGGGGCGGATGCGTTCGCCTCGATCGTGGAGTGGAAGGACCAGGACGAGCTCTGGGAGCTCGCCCACTTCGTCGCCGTCACCCGCCCTGGGCACCACCTCTCGATCTCCGGATTCCCGCCGGGACGTGTCTCACTGCTGGAGATCCCGGCACTTGCGATATCCTCGACCGATTGCCGTGCGCGCGTCCGCGCCGGATATCCCGTCTGGTACTTGGTCCCTGACGGGGTGGTTCAATACATCAGCAAGCACGACTTGTACCGGAGACTGACAGCATGA
- the rsfS gene encoding ribosome silencing factor: MSADQKAVALARAAALAADKALAVDLVGLDVSGQLPLTDVFLIATGRNERQVSAIAREIEDALILVGAKPVRREGRADGRWVLLDFSDIVVHIFHEEERTYYQLERLWRDAGVIDLQLPAAPESSTQ; this comes from the coding sequence ATGAGCGCCGACCAGAAGGCCGTCGCGCTCGCCCGCGCCGCGGCGCTCGCCGCCGACAAGGCGCTCGCCGTCGACCTCGTCGGGCTCGACGTCTCCGGCCAGCTGCCGCTGACCGACGTCTTCCTCATCGCGACCGGTCGCAACGAGCGCCAGGTCAGCGCCATCGCCCGCGAGATCGAGGATGCGCTCATCCTCGTCGGCGCGAAGCCGGTGCGCCGCGAGGGCCGCGCCGACGGCCGCTGGGTGCTGCTCGACTTCTCCGACATCGTCGTGCACATCTTCCACGAGGAGGAGCGCACCTACTACCAGCTCGAGCGGCTCTGGCGCGATGCCGGCGTAATCGACCTCCAGCTGCCTGCGGCACCGGAGTCCTCCACGCAGTAG
- a CDS encoding LacI family DNA-binding transcriptional regulator, with protein sequence MAGLPTITAVAQVAGVSVATASRALHGGGASAATAERVRLVAEQLGYRPNAVARALQGGTIGQIAMIVPDAANPVYARMTSAVQHELAADDRHLLVAQAQDPADVAAAIGRFGPSTIDGLIVVPLRPEPQVLEALDAARVPTVVIGSLPLTAVHGAVGADSRAGVQLAIDHLVAQGAQRIAFVNGPVDTTPGRMRLEGYRLALDAAGLDFDPALVVAADDFTHAAALPAIDALLERSARSFDAIVAANDLIAFAALRVLSDAGIAVPGDCLVVGMDDTELAQMAIPSLTSVDLGAEARGTLAAQQLLASLRGEADAISHATVVPRLVVRESSTRRDRP encoded by the coding sequence ATGGCCGGTCTCCCGACGATCACCGCGGTCGCGCAGGTCGCCGGCGTCTCCGTCGCCACCGCCAGCCGGGCCCTGCACGGCGGTGGCGCCTCCGCCGCCACGGCCGAGCGCGTGCGCCTCGTCGCCGAGCAGCTCGGCTACCGGCCCAACGCGGTGGCGCGTGCGCTGCAGGGCGGGACGATCGGCCAGATCGCCATGATCGTGCCGGATGCCGCCAACCCCGTCTACGCCCGCATGACGAGCGCCGTCCAGCACGAGCTCGCCGCCGACGACCGCCACCTGCTCGTCGCCCAGGCGCAGGACCCGGCAGACGTCGCGGCGGCGATCGGCCGCTTCGGCCCGAGCACGATCGACGGCCTCATCGTCGTCCCGCTGCGCCCGGAGCCGCAGGTGCTCGAGGCGCTCGACGCGGCGCGCGTGCCGACCGTCGTGATCGGCTCGCTCCCGCTGACGGCGGTGCACGGGGCTGTCGGCGCCGACTCGCGCGCCGGCGTCCAGCTCGCGATCGACCACCTCGTGGCGCAGGGCGCGCAGCGCATCGCGTTCGTGAACGGCCCCGTCGACACCACGCCAGGGCGCATGCGCCTCGAGGGCTACCGCCTGGCGCTCGATGCCGCGGGGCTGGACTTCGATCCCGCGCTCGTGGTCGCCGCCGACGACTTCACGCATGCGGCCGCGCTGCCCGCCATCGACGCGCTGCTCGAGCGATCCGCGCGCTCGTTCGACGCGATCGTCGCCGCGAACGACCTCATCGCCTTCGCGGCCCTGCGGGTGCTGTCGGACGCCGGCATCGCGGTGCCGGGGGACTGCCTCGTGGTCGGCATGGACGACACCGAGCTCGCGCAGATGGCGATCCCGAGCCTCACGAGCGTCGACCTCGGCGCCGAGGCGCGCGGCACGCTCGCCGCCCAGCAGCTGCTCGCGTCGCTCCGCGGCGAAGCGGACGCCATCTCGCACGCCACCGTCGTGCCGCGCCTCGTCGTGCGCGAGTCGTCCACCAGGAGGGACCGCCCATGA
- a CDS encoding carbohydrate ABC transporter permease, whose amino-acid sequence MSAVDVVVAERRLTRRSRFGPERGAWLLFLPAMLPILVFSVWPLLQGIALGFTNATAARNATVEFTGVENYVELAGYELFWNSFGIGLIWAFSVTIIQFFASLSLALLLNANLWGQGIARTLALIPWAMPPVIIAIMWRLMLHPTYGAVNGGLGAVGLPDSINWLGQASTALPAAIVVGVWAGMPQTTITLLAGLQGVNAELHEAAQIDGAGTWQRFFSVTLPALRPVIIAITTLDFINNFNSFALVYVLTAGAWGTMLPMLFAYNEAFRYGNFGLASAMGNVIVIVIAIFLFFYLRSQARGREA is encoded by the coding sequence ATGAGCGCCGTCGATGTCGTCGTCGCCGAGCGGAGGCTGACCCGCAGATCGCGGTTCGGGCCCGAGCGCGGCGCGTGGCTGCTGTTCCTGCCCGCGATGCTGCCGATCCTGGTCTTCAGCGTCTGGCCGCTGCTGCAGGGCATCGCGCTGGGCTTCACGAACGCGACGGCCGCGCGCAACGCGACCGTCGAGTTCACCGGGGTCGAGAACTACGTCGAGCTCGCCGGCTACGAGCTCTTCTGGAACTCGTTCGGGATCGGCCTCATCTGGGCGTTCTCGGTCACGATCATCCAGTTCTTCGCGTCGCTGAGCCTCGCGCTGCTGCTGAACGCGAACCTCTGGGGCCAGGGCATCGCGCGCACGCTCGCGCTCATCCCGTGGGCGATGCCACCGGTGATCATCGCGATCATGTGGCGCCTCATGCTGCACCCGACCTACGGCGCGGTGAACGGCGGGCTCGGTGCGGTCGGCCTGCCCGACTCCATCAACTGGCTCGGCCAGGCCTCCACGGCGCTCCCGGCCGCGATCGTCGTCGGCGTCTGGGCAGGCATGCCGCAGACCACCATCACGCTCCTCGCCGGCCTGCAGGGCGTGAACGCCGAGCTGCACGAGGCGGCCCAGATTGACGGCGCCGGCACCTGGCAGCGCTTCTTCTCGGTGACGCTGCCGGCGCTGCGGCCGGTGATCATCGCGATCACCACGCTCGACTTCATCAACAACTTCAACTCCTTCGCCCTCGTCTACGTGCTGACGGCGGGAGCGTGGGGCACGATGCTGCCGATGCTCTTCGCCTACAACGAGGCGTTCCGCTACGGCAACTTCGGGCTCGCGAGCGCGATGGGCAACGTCATCGTCATCGTGATCGCGATCTTCCTGTTCTTCTACCTGCGCTCGCAGGCGAGGGGGCGAGAGGCATGA
- a CDS encoding carbohydrate ABC transporter permease: protein MPLGRVLQYVAIVLFMIFLAFPLLFLFTTAFKSQRELQSPDPQLLPAQWNLDNFTAAIDRANLIQAAGNSLIVALVTTLIVVAVSLPAAYALARFRTRLRKLATGWILLSQVFPFILIIVPLYLMLQPLGLGNSLGGLVVVYVVWSLPFALWMLQGYVASIPVDLEEAGAMDGAPKWRVLVSIVLPLLAPGLVATSLFAFIGSWNEFFFALVLIKDEALQTLPQRLALFVGAEGQVQLGQLAAASLLAAIPSLLFFALIQRRLTSGLLSGAVKG from the coding sequence TTGCCTCTCGGACGGGTGCTCCAGTACGTCGCGATCGTGCTGTTCATGATCTTCCTGGCGTTCCCCCTGCTGTTCCTGTTCACGACGGCCTTCAAGAGCCAGCGCGAGCTGCAGTCGCCGGATCCGCAGCTGCTGCCTGCGCAGTGGAACCTCGACAACTTCACGGCCGCGATCGACCGGGCGAACCTGATCCAGGCTGCGGGCAACAGCCTCATCGTGGCGCTCGTCACGACGCTCATCGTCGTCGCCGTCTCGCTGCCGGCCGCCTACGCGCTCGCGCGCTTCCGCACCCGGCTCCGCAAGCTCGCGACCGGCTGGATCCTGCTGTCGCAGGTCTTCCCGTTCATCCTCATCATCGTCCCGCTCTACCTGATGCTGCAGCCGCTCGGGCTCGGCAACTCGCTCGGCGGGCTCGTGGTCGTCTACGTCGTCTGGTCGCTGCCCTTCGCGCTCTGGATGCTGCAGGGCTACGTCGCGTCGATCCCCGTCGACCTCGAGGAGGCCGGCGCGATGGACGGGGCGCCGAAGTGGCGCGTGCTCGTCTCGATCGTGCTGCCGCTGCTGGCCCCCGGCCTGGTCGCGACCAGCCTGTTCGCCTTCATCGGCTCGTGGAACGAGTTCTTCTTCGCCCTCGTGCTCATCAAGGACGAGGCGTTGCAGACGCTGCCGCAGCGGCTCGCGCTCTTCGTGGGCGCCGAGGGCCAGGTGCAGCTGGGCCAGCTGGCCGCGGCATCGCTGCTCGCTGCGATCCCGAGCCTGCTGTTCTTCGCGCTCATCCAGCGTCGCCTGACGTCGGGCCTGCTCTCGGGCGCCGTCAAGGGCTGA
- a CDS encoding ABC transporter substrate-binding protein, with the protein MHRTPRAAMTLAAGALLLTGCAFGGGQAPTATETTDPTEEVTLTFQSLAFQDATIAATESIVDSWNSEHPETQIDLVQGSWDNVHDQLVTQFQGGDAPDIIHNEASDMAGFAHDGYLADLTPFLSEELRGDVSEGVWSTVTANDQIFAAPTIMQSYVAFANTAAFEAAGVEVPTGESLAWEDLRSIAQELTADGTYGLGWGLKSPTAPFMNLALGEEGTFFEVDPEGEATIEIGEGELAIPETVHAMAYEDQSLDPVTLTQTGADVLPGFLGGSYGMYIGGSFLAQQIADTAPEGFEWTVLPPLAGSAGAAQGTSPQTLSVSADSEYVDRAAAFIDYYMQAENLAAVGEGDCLIPTTGAARDALATATEGQTGWAEMLASGAVLEAAPFQLAVNYPQWKDQYATPAFQQYLSNAITLEQLSTQLTEGWDSIQ; encoded by the coding sequence ATGCACCGCACACCCCGCGCCGCGATGACGCTCGCGGCGGGCGCTCTGCTGCTGACCGGCTGCGCCTTCGGCGGCGGCCAGGCGCCGACCGCCACCGAGACGACCGACCCCACCGAGGAGGTCACGCTCACCTTCCAGTCGCTCGCCTTCCAGGACGCCACGATCGCGGCGACCGAGTCGATCGTCGACTCCTGGAACTCGGAGCACCCCGAGACGCAGATCGACCTCGTCCAGGGCTCCTGGGACAACGTGCACGACCAGCTCGTGACGCAGTTCCAGGGCGGCGACGCGCCCGACATCATCCACAACGAGGCGTCCGACATGGCGGGGTTCGCCCATGACGGCTACCTCGCCGACCTGACGCCGTTCCTCAGCGAGGAGCTGCGGGGCGACGTCTCGGAGGGCGTGTGGTCGACGGTGACCGCGAACGACCAGATCTTCGCCGCGCCGACCATCATGCAGTCGTACGTCGCGTTCGCCAATACGGCGGCGTTCGAGGCGGCCGGCGTCGAGGTGCCGACCGGCGAGTCGCTCGCCTGGGAGGACCTGCGCTCGATCGCGCAGGAGCTCACGGCCGACGGCACCTACGGCCTCGGCTGGGGCCTGAAGTCGCCGACCGCGCCGTTCATGAACCTCGCGCTCGGCGAGGAGGGCACCTTCTTCGAGGTCGACCCCGAGGGCGAGGCGACGATCGAGATCGGCGAGGGCGAGCTCGCCATCCCCGAGACGGTGCACGCGATGGCCTACGAGGACCAGTCCCTCGACCCCGTCACGCTCACGCAGACCGGCGCCGACGTGCTGCCGGGCTTCCTCGGCGGGTCGTACGGCATGTACATCGGCGGCTCGTTCCTCGCGCAGCAGATCGCCGACACCGCGCCCGAGGGCTTCGAGTGGACGGTGCTGCCGCCGCTCGCGGGCAGCGCGGGCGCCGCGCAGGGCACCTCGCCGCAGACCCTCTCGGTCTCGGCCGACTCGGAGTACGTGGATCGCGCCGCGGCGTTCATCGACTACTACATGCAGGCCGAGAACCTCGCGGCCGTCGGCGAGGGCGACTGCCTGATCCCGACGACCGGCGCGGCGCGCGACGCGCTCGCCACCGCCACCGAGGGCCAGACCGGCTGGGCCGAGATGCTCGCCTCCGGCGCGGTGCTCGAGGCGGCGCCCTTCCAGCTCGCGGTGAACTACCCGCAGTGGAAGGACCAGTACGCGACGCCCGCGTTCCAGCAGTACCTCTCGAACGCCATCACCCTCGAGCAGCTGTCGACGCAGCTGACCGAGGGCTGGGACTCCATCCAGTAG
- a CDS encoding ADP-ribosylglycohydrolase family protein produces the protein MTDASFADIATASLAGAAVADALGGAAEGNTPETIQQRYGGTIEGIVPPFLDDWRRARPIAPYHKGDGHVTDDTLMTNLLVDVYAEVRRHLTAHDIADHLVPRMIGQVQWIPELEAEALPLQRVFLAEKWLVARLHYGHIDPREAGVGNVVNCGATMYVGPVGLVNAGDARGAYAEAIDIAGAHQSSYGREAAGVFAAAVAAASAPGATLDGVLDVAIGLARDGTRAALEAVVGAGRRLDGWRDGGLAVLRDAVRPFDTVGDAYRQPSMDARLPSRTKAIEELPIALGLLAACDGDYREAVLGAVNYGRDSDSIAVMAGSVAGALGGLGSVPAEWIDEVGAASRLDLRASGAVMAGVAAEVWRADDERHRDRRSAALALGLEA, from the coding sequence ATGACCGACGCATCCTTCGCCGACATCGCGACAGCGTCGCTCGCGGGAGCGGCCGTCGCCGACGCCCTCGGCGGCGCGGCCGAGGGCAACACCCCCGAGACGATCCAGCAGCGCTACGGCGGCACGATCGAGGGGATCGTCCCGCCGTTCCTCGACGACTGGCGGCGCGCTCGCCCCATCGCGCCGTACCACAAGGGCGACGGCCACGTCACGGACGACACCCTCATGACGAACCTGCTCGTCGACGTCTACGCCGAGGTGCGCAGGCACCTCACGGCGCACGACATCGCGGATCACCTGGTGCCGCGCATGATCGGGCAGGTGCAGTGGATCCCGGAGCTCGAGGCGGAGGCGCTGCCGCTGCAGCGCGTCTTCCTCGCCGAGAAGTGGCTCGTCGCCCGCCTGCACTACGGGCACATCGACCCGCGCGAGGCAGGGGTCGGCAACGTCGTCAACTGCGGCGCGACGATGTACGTCGGCCCGGTCGGGCTCGTGAACGCGGGCGACGCGCGCGGCGCCTACGCCGAGGCGATCGACATCGCGGGCGCGCACCAGTCGAGCTACGGCCGCGAGGCGGCGGGCGTCTTCGCCGCCGCCGTGGCCGCGGCCTCCGCCCCCGGCGCGACGCTCGACGGTGTGCTGGATGTGGCGATCGGCCTCGCCCGCGACGGCACCCGGGCGGCGCTCGAGGCGGTCGTCGGCGCCGGCCGTCGGCTCGACGGCTGGCGCGACGGCGGCCTCGCGGTGCTGCGCGACGCGGTGCGCCCGTTCGACACCGTCGGGGATGCCTACCGGCAGCCGTCGATGGACGCCCGGCTCCCGAGCCGCACGAAGGCGATCGAAGAGCTGCCGATCGCCCTCGGCCTGCTCGCCGCGTGCGACGGCGACTACCGCGAGGCCGTGCTCGGCGCCGTCAACTACGGGCGCGACTCCGACTCGATCGCGGTCATGGCCGGCTCCGTCGCCGGCGCGCTCGGGGGTCTCGGCAGCGTGCCCGCCGAGTGGATCGACGAGGTCGGCGCGGCATCGCGCCTCGACCTGCGCGCGAGCGGCGCCGTGATGGCGGGCGTGGCCGCCGAGGTGTGGCGCGCCGACGACGAGCGCCACCGCGACCGGCGGAGCGCGGCGCTCGCGCTGGGCCTCGAGGCGTGA